A window of Solea solea chromosome 18, fSolSol10.1, whole genome shotgun sequence contains these coding sequences:
- the LOC131445247 gene encoding protein L-Myc-1b-like, with protein MEFDCYQHYFFDDFDTEEDFYKSTAPSEDIWKKFELLPTPPMSPTRTLSAAAAPLLSPGDKLTWLSKVLGQDEECEGPLSPDTEKLFGNLSSIIIQDCMWSSFSASKQLEKVSGRVAAAAAAVAQTGASPVAQISVRPSKAQCVSPSGAHAAAASATDCVDPAAVLTLPTNSCRKPASSGSESRSDTSDDEEEIDVVTVESKQKRVRLVNVRKPVTITVRADPCPKRFHISVHRQQHNYAAPSPDSEPEDEEDDDDDDDDDDDDEEEDECEEEPRCKRACISSSPQPGVSWPSSPSESPQNSDVEDTDRRRNHNFLERKRRNDLRSRFLELRDHIPGLEAAKTPKVAILTQATEYLTELHAREKQHLLEKKRLRSRQQQLLRRLSELKQC; from the exons ATGGAGTTTGATTGTTACCAGCACTATTTTTTCGACGACTTCGACACCGAGGAGGATTTTTACAAGTCAACCGCACCAAGTGAGGACATATGGAAAAAGTTCGAGCTGCTGCCCACGCCTCCCATGTCCCCCACCCGGACTCTGAGCGCCGCCGCTGCCCCGCTCCTCTCGCCGGGAGACAAGCTCACATGGCTGTCCAAGGTGCTGGGTCAGGACGAGGAGTGCGAGGGTCCGCTCAGCCCGGACACGGAGAAGCTGTTCGGCAACCTCAGCTCCATTATCATCCAGGACTGCATGTGGAGTAGTTTCTCCGCCAGCAAGCAGCTGGAGAAGGTCAGCGGGAGagtggcagctgctgctgctgcggtggcgCAAACCGGTGCCTCCCCAGTGGCACAGATCTCCGTGAGACCGAGCAAAGCGCAGTGCGTCTCGCCCTCTGGCGCgcacgccgccgccgcctcagCGACAGACTGCGTCGACCCGGCTGCCGTTCTCACCCTCCCGACAAATAGCTGCAGGAAGCCGGCGTCGTCTGGCTCCGAGTCTCGCTCTGATACCTCTG ATGACGAAGAGGAGATCGACGTGGTCACGGTGGAGAGCAAGCAAAAGCGGGTGCGGCTGGTGAACGTCAGAAAGCCCGTCACCATCACGGTCCGCGCCGACCCCTGCCCCAAACGCTTCCACATCTCTGTGCACCGGCAGCAGCACAACTACGCCGCCCCGTCCCCAGACAGTGAGCCtgaggacgaggaggatgacgacgacgacgatgacgatgatgatgatgatgaggaggaggacgagtgTGAGGAAGAGCCTCGGTGCAAGCGTGCCTGCATATCATCCAGTCCACAGCCCGGCGTCTCCTggccctcctctccctcagagAGTCCACAGAACTCAGACGTCGAGGACACGGACCGCAGACGGAACCACAACTTCCTCGAGAGAAAGCGGAGGAACGACCTGCGCTCTCGCTTCCTCGAGCTGCGGGACCACATCCCGGGGCTGGAGGCGGCCAAGACTCCAAAGGTGGCCATCCTGACGCAGGCGACCGAGTACCTCACAGAGCTGCACGCCAGGGAGAAGCAGCACCTCCTGGAGAAGAAGCGCCTCCGATcccggcagcagcagctccttcgCAGACTCTCTGAACTGAAGCAATGCTGA